In a single window of the Centroberyx gerrardi isolate f3 chromosome 17, fCenGer3.hap1.cur.20231027, whole genome shotgun sequence genome:
- the LOC139930870 gene encoding zinc finger C2HC domain-containing protein 1A, with product MEVHLVSQEHLSNGIREATGSQQPRRDSPRLPNAQQRVAKAIHAKELLLQEKLQRIEKKIRNKIQRESTAAGDDEQRSEEEEEERHGRRRAEQEKERRETRMSLAEQQRREPAKRRETPSRLQRGELGPRESTDTQLQLLPCEICGRKFSAERLEKHLKICEKAQQSHRKVFNSYNHRTKGTSLEEFLKTHTRSHTPERKNNWRKNHEVFIRNMRQGHDPGGTHGGTLQPQPSAPANPDYVTCPHCSRRFGPGPAERHIPKCQNIKSRPPPPRYRQ from the exons ATGGAAGTTCATTTAGTGTCCCAAGAGCATCTGTCAAACGGCATCAGAGAGGCCACTGGATCCCAGCAGCCAAGGAGAGACTCACCCAGACTGCCCAATGCACAACAGCGGGTGGCCAAAGCAATTCATGCGAAGGAGCTCCTACTACAGGAGAAGCTACAGAggattgagaaaaaaataagaaacaaaatccaGAGGGAGAGTACTGCTGCGGGTGATGATGAGCAAaggagtgaggaggaagaggaggagcggcACGGCAGAAGACGAGCAGAGCAGGAAAAGGAGCGGAGAGAGACCAGGATGTCTCTGgctgagcagcagaggagagaaccAGCAAAACGCAGAGAAACG CCCAGCAGACTGCAGCGGGGGGAACTTGGCCCCAGAGAGAGCACAGACACCCAACTCCAGCTTCTCCCATGCGAGATCTGCGGCAGAAAGTTTTCAGCGGAAAGATTAGAGAAGCACCTCAAAATCTGCGAGAAGGCGCAACAGTCCCACCGCAAAGTCTTCAACTCCTACAATCACAGGACCAAGGGAACATCCCTCGAGGAGTTCTTGAAGACCCACACCAGAAGCCACACTCCAGAG AGAAAGAACAACTGGAGGAAGAACCACGAGGTGTTCATTAGGAACATGCGTCAGGGTCATGACCCAGGTGGCACCCATGGTGGCACCCTGCAGCCCCAACCATCCGCCCCGGCCAACCCTGACTACGTGACGTGCCCTCACTGTTCGAGGCGGTTCGGTCCCGGGCCAGCAGAGCGACACATCCCCAAGTGCCAGAACATCAAGAGTCGCCCTCCGCCACCTCGCTACCGTCAATAA